One genomic region from Alosa alosa isolate M-15738 ecotype Scorff River chromosome 12, AALO_Geno_1.1, whole genome shotgun sequence encodes:
- the crata gene encoding LOW QUALITY PROTEIN: carnitine O-acetyltransferase (The sequence of the model RefSeq protein was modified relative to this genomic sequence to represent the inferred CDS: inserted 1 base in 1 codon) produces MLGFLRTMVGKSGMVKPSCLVRPVAVTRITGRYLAHQESLPKLPVPPLKQTCDRYLAVLEPIVEEDELQHTRRLLEEFQTGGVGERLQKGLERRARKMENWLSDWWLKVAYLDYRMPVVVHSSPGVVLPRMEFHDRQGQMRFAAKMISGVLNFKTMIDNETLPVEHLGGQALCMHQYYQVLSSCRIPGTKSDSIVNYSQGRRPPSHITVVHNFQFFVLDVYNSDGTPLTVDQIYIQLEKIWNSSLQTNKEPIGILTTQDRXTWAKAYSTLIKDRTNKESVRAIQKSIITVCLDAPMPRASEEQYRSRAAVQMLHGGGSRWNSGNRWFDKTIQFIIGEDGSCGVIYEHAPAEGPPIIKLIDHVVEYMKQSEMVRTPMVPLPMPRKLRFNITPEIKNNIEKAKQNLNIMVQDLDVRVIVFPHFGKNVPKSHKMSPDAFIQIALQLAYYRMYKVCCATYESASLRMFRLGRTDTIRSASIDSAKFVKAMDNSAIQNMEKVALFEKAVRGHRTYTDMAIRGQAIDRHLLGLKLTAIEDLTSLPEIFMDTSYAKALHYNLSTSQVPAKTDCVMCFGPVVPDGYGVCYNPMDEHINFAVSAFNSCEDTNASRMAQTLEEALVDLRDLLEQTPKAKL; encoded by the exons ATGTTGGGCTTTCTACGGACGATGGTG GGAAAGAGCGGCATGGTAAAACCATCCTGCCTAGTAAGACCGGTTGCAGTGACCCGGATCACGGGGCGCTACCTGGCACACCAGGAGAGTTTGCCCAAGTTACCTGTGCCACCTCTCAAGCAGACATGCGACCGCTACCTGGCTGTCCTGGAGCCAATCGTGGAAGAGGATGAGCTGCAACACACACGCCGACTCCTCGAGGAGTTTCAGACGGGAGGTGTTGGGGAAAGGCTGCAGAAGGGTCTCGAGCGCAGAGCCAGGAAGATGGAAAACTGG cTGTCAGACTGGTGGTTGAAGGTGGCCTACCTAGACTACAGGATGCCTGTGGTGGTGCACTCCAGCCCAGGTGTGGTCCTTCCTCGGATGGAGTTTCATGACCGACAGGGTCAGATGAG ATTTGCTGCTAAAATGATTTCCGGAGTCTTGAATTTCAAGACTATGATTGACAA TGAAACATTGCCGGTAGAGCATCTGGGAGGGCAGGCATTGTGTATGCACCAGTACTATCAGGTCTTGTCATCCTGTCGCATCCCTGGAACCAAGAGTGACTCCATAGTGAACTACTCCCAGGGCAGAAGGCCTCCATCACATATCACAGTGGTGCACAACTTCCAG TTTTTTGTGCTGGACGTGTACAACAGTGATGGCACCCCACTGACTGTGGATCAGATCTACATTCAGCTGGAGAAGATCTGGAACTCCTCCCTGCAGACAAACAAGGAGCCCATTGGTATCTTGACGACACAGGACC AAACATGGGCGAAAGCTTACAGCACCCTCATCAAAG ACAGGACCAATAAGGAGTCTGTGCGTGCCATCCAGAAGAGCATCATCACCGTGTGCCTGGACGCACCCATGCCGCGCGCCTCCGAGGAGCAGTACCGGAGCCGGGCAGCTGTGCAGATGCTGCACGGCGGAGGCAGCCGGTGGAACAGTGGAAACCGCTGGTTTGACAAGACTATACAA TTCATCATTGGGGAGGACGGCTCATGTGGTGTGATATATGAACACGCCCCAGCTGAAGGACCTCCAATCATCAAATTAATTGACCATGTAGTTGAATACAT GAAGCAATCTGAAATGGTGCGCACTCCAATGGTGCCACTGCCCATGCCACGGAAGCTTCGCTTCAACATCACACCGGAGATAAAGAACAACATTGAAAAAGCCAAGCAGAACCTGAACAT AATGGTGCAGGACCTTGATGTTCGAGTCATTGTTTTCCCTCATTTTGGCAAAAATGTTCCCAAGTCACACAAGATGAGTCCAGATGCCTTTATCCAGATTGCTCTACAACTAGCTTACTACAG GATGTATAAGGTCTGCTGTGCCACATATGAGAGTGCCTCCCTGCGCATGTTCAGGCTGGGCCGCACCGACACTATCCGCTCAGCCTCCATAGACTCCGCTAAGTTTGTCAAGGCCATGGACAACTCCGCTATCCAA aaCATGGAGAAAGTGGCTCTTTTCGAGAAAGCTGTAAGAGGACACAGGACATACACTGATATG GCGATTCGTGGCCAGGCCATTGATAGGCACCTACTCGGACTCAAGCTTACAGCTATTGAGGACCTCACCTCCTTGCCAGAAATCTTCATGGACACGTCTTATGCAAAAGCTCTGCATTACAACCTCTCTACTAGCCAG GTGCCGGCAAAGACAGACTGTGTGATGTGCTTTGGCCCGGTGGTGCCTGATGGCTACGGCGTGTGCTACAACCCCATGGATGAGCACATCAACTTTGCAGTGTCTGCCTTCAACAGCTGCGAAGACACTAACGCCAGCCGGATGGCCCAGACCCTGGAGGAGGC